Proteins from a genomic interval of Acetobacterium woodii DSM 1030:
- a CDS encoding FAD-dependent oxidoreductase, which yields MYDKLFVKGTIGKLTLKNRLVMSPMGVGLAELDGSPTEDMIAFYEARALGGAGLIIPEITRVNDTHGAGMLRQLAVTKDRHIEPLSRLAQAVHKHGSKIFIQLHHPGRETMTTLVGGPVAAPSAIPCNFLKQPTRALENAEIKALVQQFIDGAGRVQKAGCDGVELHAAHGYLINQFLSPYTNKRDDEYGGSFDNRLRFIAEIIAGIRTTCGADFPISVRLSVEEFLSNVGVTEDYIHIQDGVKIAMALEQLGIDVINVSAGIYETGSVCVEPISFPQGWRRDLIKAVKDHVSIPVIAVSAIREPAVAETFLADGIVDFVALGRAWLADETWGLKVKEGREDELCKCISCLRCFESLNENNAVGLPLVCSVNPRLAREQKLGNLAHDARAHKVVVIGGGAAGMSAARTLALRGIQVTLFEKEKTLGGLINIAKMPPHKGVMDWIGQYYQNEFARLNVEVKLNTEATVSLLEELKPDAVILATGSTAIVPNRIPGVHGDNVFGIDSILSGAAGLKDKRVVLIGAGMSGIETAEYLCAAGNSVTIVDMLDKVAPDGNGTNVLDVTGRLAKYGATYLLSHALKEIKSDGVILEKLADHSEVTVPADAVVLSLGYCPNNSLLEALQTKFEHVEIIGDALKVDRIEPAIRAGFEVGRQLFIEQPKTTSFLTAKEDLQNFGKTSLMDNQEGLYLSFLTDPAVIARLLPPPLKPFSMPVVTLSIAHVKNPSFSDDYYEAILGVYAMHGKDLGLYPLSLLLGGPGAEMAVQLGRDNGSIPKKLGAEFVIRQTGKTITASVSRRGVQLIEAKLELGETNSPLTGALYQFPEPGKHTYGGGFYYHFDRVPDREGVSHFTNAALLQNLCEYTYKSWEPGFVSLKLHSSIDDPWGEIPINTIVGGAYSENSLLVHKLNLVEPLSADEIVPYLMAGYYDRTAFMETGRK from the coding sequence ATGTATGATAAATTGTTTGTCAAAGGAACAATTGGAAAACTAACGTTAAAAAATCGGTTAGTCATGTCACCCATGGGGGTCGGTCTGGCTGAACTGGATGGTTCACCAACGGAAGATATGATTGCTTTCTACGAAGCTCGGGCCCTTGGTGGCGCCGGCTTGATCATCCCTGAAATTACCCGTGTAAACGATACCCATGGAGCCGGAATGCTGCGTCAGCTTGCGGTCACCAAAGATCGTCACATTGAACCATTATCACGACTGGCGCAAGCGGTCCATAAACATGGTTCAAAAATCTTTATCCAACTTCATCACCCCGGCCGTGAAACGATGACCACGCTGGTCGGCGGACCAGTCGCTGCGCCATCGGCGATTCCCTGCAATTTTCTCAAACAGCCGACCCGGGCGCTGGAAAATGCTGAAATCAAGGCTCTCGTCCAACAGTTTATCGACGGGGCCGGGCGCGTTCAAAAAGCCGGTTGTGACGGTGTTGAACTGCATGCCGCTCATGGTTATCTGATCAATCAGTTTTTAAGCCCTTATACCAATAAACGTGACGATGAATACGGCGGCAGTTTTGACAACCGGCTGCGTTTTATTGCCGAAATCATCGCCGGAATTCGAACCACCTGCGGTGCTGATTTTCCGATCAGCGTCCGTCTTTCAGTTGAAGAATTTTTAAGTAATGTTGGCGTCACCGAAGATTATATTCACATCCAGGATGGTGTCAAGATTGCCATGGCTTTGGAACAACTGGGGATTGATGTGATCAATGTCAGCGCTGGTATTTATGAAACTGGCTCAGTTTGTGTGGAACCGATTTCCTTCCCTCAAGGCTGGCGCCGAGATCTGATCAAAGCGGTTAAAGATCATGTTTCGATTCCGGTCATCGCTGTTTCCGCCATTCGTGAACCGGCCGTTGCCGAAACATTTTTAGCCGACGGAATCGTCGATTTTGTCGCTTTAGGCCGGGCCTGGCTGGCTGATGAAACATGGGGACTTAAAGTCAAAGAAGGCCGGGAGGATGAATTATGCAAATGTATCTCCTGCCTGCGTTGCTTTGAAAGTTTAAACGAAAACAATGCCGTTGGTCTGCCCCTCGTCTGTTCTGTAAACCCCCGTTTGGCTCGCGAACAAAAACTTGGCAATTTAGCTCACGATGCCCGCGCTCATAAAGTCGTTGTGATCGGTGGCGGTGCCGCTGGTATGTCAGCCGCCCGCACGTTGGCACTCCGGGGCATTCAGGTAACCCTGTTCGAAAAAGAAAAGACCCTTGGCGGACTTATTAATATTGCTAAAATGCCCCCTCATAAAGGCGTAATGGACTGGATCGGCCAATATTATCAAAACGAATTTGCGCGTTTAAATGTTGAGGTTAAACTAAATACCGAAGCAACCGTTTCCCTATTAGAAGAACTAAAACCCGATGCCGTCATTCTTGCCACCGGCAGTACTGCCATTGTTCCTAATCGAATCCCTGGTGTTCATGGCGACAACGTCTTTGGCATTGACAGCATCCTTTCTGGTGCGGCCGGATTAAAAGACAAAAGAGTCGTCCTGATCGGTGCCGGAATGAGCGGTATTGAAACTGCCGAATATCTGTGTGCCGCTGGAAATTCCGTTACCATCGTCGATATGTTAGATAAGGTCGCTCCCGACGGCAATGGCACCAATGTTTTGGATGTTACCGGACGTCTGGCCAAATATGGTGCAACTTACCTGCTCTCCCACGCCCTCAAAGAAATTAAATCAGACGGCGTAATCCTTGAAAAATTAGCCGATCATTCGGAAGTTACGGTCCCAGCCGACGCTGTTGTTTTGTCTTTGGGTTATTGCCCGAATAATTCACTTTTGGAAGCGCTCCAGACAAAATTCGAACACGTCGAAATTATCGGCGATGCTCTTAAAGTTGACCGGATTGAACCAGCTATCCGGGCCGGTTTTGAAGTCGGCCGTCAGCTGTTTATTGAGCAACCCAAAACAACCAGTTTTCTAACCGCGAAAGAAGATTTACAGAATTTTGGTAAAACTTCTTTGATGGATAATCAGGAAGGCCTCTATCTTAGCTTTCTTACCGATCCCGCTGTTATCGCACGGTTGTTGCCACCACCGCTTAAACCGTTCTCGATGCCGGTAGTAACCCTATCGATCGCTCACGTTAAAAACCCCTCTTTTTCCGATGATTATTATGAAGCCATCCTGGGTGTTTATGCGATGCACGGAAAAGATTTGGGCCTCTATCCGCTAAGTCTGCTCCTCGGTGGCCCCGGCGCCGAAATGGCGGTCCAGCTTGGTCGCGATAATGGTAGCATTCCCAAAAAACTGGGCGCAGAATTTGTGATTCGCCAAACCGGCAAGACAATTACTGCCAGTGTCAGCCGCCGCGGGGTTCAGTTAATTGAAGCCAAACTGGAACTTGGCGAAACCAATAGTCCCCTGACCGGCGCCCTGTATCAGTTCCCGGAACCGGGCAAACATACCTATGGCGGTGGCTTTTATTATCATTTTGACCGAGTCCCCGATCGCGAAGGAGTGTCTCATTTTACAAATGCTGCCTTGCTTCAGAATCTCTGTGAATACACTTACAAATCCTGGGAACCGGGTTTTGTTAGCCTCAAACTGCATTCCAGCATCGATGATCCCTGGGGCGAAATTCCCATCAACACCATCGTCGGCGGAGCCTATTCGGAAAACAGTCTGCTGGTTCATAAACTGAATTTAGTCGAACCCTTAAGTGCCGATGAAATTGTCCCTTATTTGATGGCCGGTTATTACGACCGCACCGCCTTTATGGAAACCGGACGAAAATAA
- a CDS encoding SDR family NAD(P)-dependent oxidoreductase, translating into MKLENKVAVITGSTKGIGKAAALIFSAEGAKVVVVGTNEERGHATVKEILEAGGEAFFQKTDVTDEASLDALVSATMDKYGCIDILVNNAGVSGTTANMNDITNDEWHTVLATNLTAPFLLSKKIIPIMEKQGAGAIVNVASMASTGAGRGGLAYTSAKHGLLGLTRQMSLDHGRNGVRINAVLPGPIATEMIARVLAIPQHPVSMKIKMSPAGRAGESEEVGKAILFLASDDASFIHGAGLAVDGGYTIF; encoded by the coding sequence ATGAAACTTGAAAATAAAGTTGCTGTTATTACCGGATCAACCAAAGGCATCGGAAAAGCCGCTGCCCTGATTTTTAGCGCCGAAGGTGCCAAAGTTGTTGTTGTTGGTACCAATGAAGAAAGAGGCCATGCCACGGTCAAAGAAATTTTAGAGGCCGGGGGCGAAGCTTTTTTCCAGAAAACCGACGTCACCGATGAAGCGAGCCTTGATGCTTTAGTTTCGGCAACAATGGACAAATATGGTTGTATCGATATTTTAGTTAATAATGCCGGGGTTAGCGGAACCACAGCCAATATGAACGATATCACCAATGATGAATGGCATACCGTCCTTGCCACTAATTTGACGGCCCCATTTTTACTTAGTAAAAAAATTATTCCGATTATGGAAAAACAAGGTGCCGGTGCCATTGTCAACGTCGCCTCAATGGCGTCTACCGGTGCCGGTCGCGGAGGTCTTGCTTATACCTCTGCCAAACACGGACTGCTGGGCCTAACTCGCCAGATGTCTTTAGACCACGGCCGTAACGGGGTCCGCATTAATGCCGTTCTGCCGGGTCCAATTGCGACCGAAATGATTGCCCGCGTCCTGGCAATCCCACAACATCCGGTTTCCATGAAAATAAAAATGAGCCCGGCTGGCAGAGCCGGCGAATCCGAAGAAGTCGGAAAGGCAATTCTTTTTCTGGCCAGTGACGATGCCTCGTTTATTCACGGTGCCGGTCTGGCGGTCGATGGCGGTTACACAATTTTCTAA
- a CDS encoding amino acid ABC transporter ATP-binding protein, with protein sequence MIKLQDVNKFFGDHHVLKDINLTVAEGEKLVIIGPSGSGKSTTVRCMNFLETPSSGHVFVDGEELTAKNKTQLVRRTSAMVFQSFNLYPHKTVLENLTLAPIKLQNIPKEEAIAKAKKYLAIVGLSEKENAYPSTLSGGQQQRVAIARALATERKIILFDEPTSALDPETVQEVLDVMIKLSKENITMVVVTHEMGFARVVADRVIFMDDGRIIEEGKPEHFFENPSEERTKLFLSKILR encoded by the coding sequence TTGATTAAACTTCAAGATGTAAATAAATTTTTTGGCGATCACCATGTCTTAAAAGATATTAATTTAACGGTTGCTGAAGGCGAAAAATTGGTTATTATCGGTCCATCGGGTTCTGGTAAAAGCACCACTGTTCGTTGTATGAATTTTTTAGAAACACCTTCTTCCGGACATGTTTTTGTTGATGGTGAAGAACTAACCGCTAAAAATAAAACTCAACTTGTGCGCCGTACATCGGCTATGGTATTTCAGAGTTTTAACTTGTACCCCCATAAAACGGTATTAGAAAATCTAACCCTGGCTCCGATAAAACTACAAAATATTCCTAAAGAAGAGGCCATCGCCAAAGCCAAAAAATATTTAGCTATTGTTGGTCTTAGTGAAAAGGAAAATGCTTATCCTTCGACTCTGTCCGGCGGCCAACAACAACGTGTCGCAATTGCCAGAGCGTTGGCAACCGAACGAAAAATTATCCTTTTTGATGAACCAACCTCCGCGCTTGATCCGGAAACTGTTCAAGAAGTGCTTGATGTTATGATCAAACTCTCCAAAGAAAATATCACCATGGTGGTCGTTACCCACGAAATGGGGTTTGCCCGGGTTGTTGCTGACCGTGTCATCTTTATGGATGACGGCCGCATCATTGAAGAAGGAAAACCGGAGCATTTCTTTGAAAACCCTTCCGAGGAACGAACGAAACTTTTTCTTAGTAAAATCTTGCGTTAA
- a CDS encoding transporter substrate-binding domain-containing protein: protein MIMKKMLSALLVLCLVFTLAACSSSTGSSNTASKTDGSLDAVVKAGVLKVGVKEDVPNFGLRNTATGEIEGFEVDIVKLLAGKILGDENAYELTPVTAKTRGPLLDNGEVDLVIATFTITDERKLTYNFSTPYYEDAVGLLVKKDSGYKGLADMNGAVIGVAQSATSKEAVQKVADEKGIKVSFSEYATYPEIKAALDSGRVDAFCVDGSILGGYVDDTTMILPDRFAPQQYGVASKLDNVTLSEAVDSDINEWLKDGTIEGLITKWGLNY from the coding sequence ATGATTATGAAAAAGATGCTTTCTGCTCTGCTTGTTTTGTGCCTGGTTTTTACCCTGGCCGCTTGCTCGTCTTCAACTGGTTCAAGTAATACTGCGTCTAAAACCGATGGCAGTCTTGATGCGGTCGTTAAAGCCGGCGTTTTAAAAGTTGGTGTTAAAGAAGACGTTCCGAATTTTGGACTTCGCAACACTGCAACCGGTGAAATCGAAGGATTCGAAGTTGATATTGTTAAGCTTCTTGCCGGTAAAATTCTGGGTGATGAAAATGCTTATGAATTAACTCCTGTAACAGCTAAAACACGTGGTCCATTACTGGATAATGGCGAAGTCGATCTGGTTATTGCAACATTCACCATTACCGATGAACGAAAATTAACGTATAACTTTTCAACCCCTTATTATGAGGATGCGGTTGGCCTATTAGTTAAAAAAGATTCGGGCTATAAAGGTCTTGCTGACATGAATGGCGCCGTTATCGGTGTTGCTCAAAGTGCGACATCTAAAGAAGCAGTTCAAAAAGTAGCCGATGAAAAAGGAATTAAGGTCTCATTCTCTGAATATGCAACCTATCCGGAAATCAAGGCCGCTTTAGACTCCGGCCGTGTTGATGCTTTCTGTGTTGACGGTTCAATCCTTGGCGGTTACGTTGATGATACGACCATGATTTTACCTGATCGATTCGCACCGCAACAATATGGTGTTGCTTCTAAACTTGACAACGTCACGCTTTCTGAAGCGGTTGACAGTGATATCAATGAATGGCTCAAAGACGGAACAATTGAAGGTCTAATCACGAAATGGGGACTTAACTACTAA
- a CDS encoding amino acid ABC transporter permease: protein MKSANPFALWRWEKMFGEWQMFGEGFLRTIEVAALALILALILGIIFGVISTSNNKIMRGISRVYVEFFQNTPLVIQVFFMYNGLAIAGLRLSVFVIGVLGVGIYHGAYVSEVVKTGIISIPVGQIEAAKSQGFTYIQYMRYIILPQTIKIILPPLTNQAVNLIKNTSVLAMISGFDLMYMADSWASSSLDYGPSYVFAGFLYFILCFPLATWARKYEERLKQNDSTHLPFDQIEEAVTC, encoded by the coding sequence ATGAAAAGCGCTAATCCTTTTGCCTTATGGCGTTGGGAGAAGATGTTTGGCGAATGGCAAATGTTTGGCGAAGGGTTTCTGCGAACGATTGAGGTCGCAGCCCTCGCCTTAATCCTTGCTCTTATTCTGGGTATTATTTTTGGTGTTATCTCAACCTCAAACAATAAGATAATGCGGGGGATATCAAGGGTTTACGTTGAGTTCTTTCAAAACACTCCTCTGGTCATACAAGTTTTCTTTATGTATAATGGTCTGGCTATTGCCGGACTGCGGTTAAGTGTGTTTGTAATTGGTGTTTTAGGGGTGGGCATTTATCATGGCGCTTATGTTTCAGAAGTTGTCAAAACCGGAATTATCTCAATCCCAGTGGGACAAATCGAAGCTGCCAAGTCCCAGGGTTTCACTTATATCCAATATATGCGTTATATCATTCTCCCCCAAACAATCAAAATTATTCTCCCACCACTCACAAATCAAGCCGTTAATTTAATTAAAAACACGTCAGTTCTGGCCATGATTTCAGGTTTTGATCTGATGTATATGGCTGATTCATGGGCATCGTCCAGTCTCGATTATGGTCCGTCCTATGTCTTTGCCGGTTTTTTATATTTTATCCTCTGTTTTCCTTTGGCAACCTGGGCAAGAAAATACGAAGAACGTCTCAAACAAAACGATTCTACGCACCTGCCATTTGATCAAATTGAGGAGGCGGTTACATGCTAG
- a CDS encoding amino acid ABC transporter permease has protein sequence MLAVFKNVLTPSNVEFLAKGMGLTLMLSVLVVIVSILFGTILALLRTYEKRFFGKLAGFYIEMFRNTPLLLWILVCCFMIPYGTIVIRGGLALTLYTSAVIAEIVRGGLNSIAEGQFEAATSQGFTLIQTLMYIVLPQCFKSIIPSLLSQVITTVKDTSFLQVVAIPEYTRSGFVVMGRYTNTSEVFMIFAILAVGYFVICFSLSCVVRGYQKRTEMAQ, from the coding sequence ATGCTAGCTGTTTTTAAAAATGTATTGACGCCTTCAAACGTTGAGTTTCTGGCTAAAGGGATGGGTTTAACATTAATGCTTTCGGTGTTAGTTGTTATTGTCTCAATCCTTTTTGGTACTATTCTGGCCTTGCTGCGAACCTATGAAAAACGATTTTTTGGCAAATTAGCTGGTTTTTATATTGAAATGTTTCGTAACACACCCTTGCTGCTCTGGATTCTGGTGTGCTGCTTTATGATTCCCTATGGCACCATTGTTATTCGTGGTGGTCTTGCCTTAACCTTATATACTTCGGCCGTTATCGCCGAAATTGTTCGTGGCGGTTTGAATTCTATTGCCGAAGGACAATTTGAAGCTGCAACATCACAAGGTTTTACGCTGATCCAAACATTGATGTATATTGTCCTGCCCCAATGTTTTAAGAGTATTATTCCTTCGCTTTTATCGCAAGTCATTACAACGGTTAAAGACACCTCGTTTTTACAAGTTGTTGCGATTCCCGAATATACTCGCAGCGGATTTGTTGTGATGGGACGCTATACCAATACCAGTGAAGTCTTCATGATTTTTGCGATTCTGGCCGTTGGTTACTTTGTGATCTGTTTTAGTCTTTCTTGCGTTGTTCGCGGCTATCAAAAAAGAACTGAAATGGCCCAATAA
- a CDS encoding GGDEF domain-containing protein, whose translation MKKRKNNSSSIYLAEFRDKALEKEFYNAEIAKNLNYIKFTILIAGLVYFLFIIPEYFLIKDATLFISIFINRCIIFVLLMFLYIKVSRDKTYFSLIYWFTAYEIIISLSFIYVSNQFPSPDLLIQSFGVMLMVLTIFLINNRWLYSVFTSLFVSTGYFIFSTICFNDVPFAKFSAAIVYILIVIVLSSISSYSINYYKRIQYQNTIELLKMVENDALTGIYNKAKFNQEYARLAEWAEQQNTCLAVVMFDIDDFKEVNDHYGHLAGDMVLTELTKIICKNIFQSDLFARWGGEEFVLIFPDVRLKQAIERVERLRNLIAEYTFGEIGKVTCSFGVAVFEKGDDLEKVLQRSDERLYLAKNSGKNIVK comes from the coding sequence TTGAAGAAGAGAAAAAACAACAGTTCCTCCATTTATTTGGCTGAATTTAGAGACAAGGCGCTAGAAAAAGAATTCTATAATGCTGAAATCGCTAAAAATTTAAATTATATTAAATTTACTATTCTGATAGCTGGGTTGGTATACTTTTTATTTATTATTCCGGAATATTTTCTGATAAAAGATGCGACGCTGTTTATTTCTATTTTTATCAACCGCTGTATAATTTTTGTATTGTTGATGTTTTTATATATTAAAGTAAGCCGGGATAAAACGTATTTTTCGTTGATCTATTGGTTTACCGCCTATGAAATTATCATTTCGTTGTCTTTTATTTATGTTTCAAACCAATTTCCCTCCCCTGATTTACTGATCCAGTCGTTTGGGGTGATGCTCATGGTATTAACGATTTTTTTAATTAATAATCGATGGTTGTATTCTGTTTTTACATCATTGTTTGTCAGCACCGGCTATTTTATATTTTCCACCATTTGTTTTAATGATGTGCCATTTGCAAAGTTTTCAGCCGCTATTGTTTATATCCTGATCGTGATTGTACTAAGCAGTATTTCATCATACAGTATCAACTATTATAAAAGGATTCAATATCAAAATACCATTGAATTGTTGAAAATGGTGGAAAACGATGCCCTGACCGGAATCTATAATAAAGCTAAATTTAATCAGGAATATGCACGACTGGCTGAGTGGGCAGAGCAGCAGAATACTTGTTTAGCGGTGGTGATGTTTGATATTGACGACTTTAAAGAAGTCAATGATCATTATGGCCATTTGGCTGGCGATATGGTTTTAACGGAGCTTACCAAGATCATTTGTAAAAATATCTTTCAATCCGATCTTTTTGCCAGATGGGGTGGGGAAGAATTTGTTTTGATTTTCCCAGATGTTCGATTAAAGCAAGCCATTGAACGGGTTGAACGACTAAGAAATTTAATTGCCGAATATACCTTTGGAGAAATCGGAAAGGTTACCTGTAGTTTTGGGGTGGCAGTTTTTGAAAAAGGTGATGATCTGGAAAAAGTTTTGCAGCGTTCCGATGAGCGTTTATATTTGGCCAAAAATTCAGGAAAGAATATCGTCAAATAA